In Sceloporus undulatus isolate JIND9_A2432 ecotype Alabama chromosome 7, SceUnd_v1.1, whole genome shotgun sequence, one DNA window encodes the following:
- the MIER2 gene encoding mesoderm induction early response protein 2 isoform X2, with protein MESDVGPNSIRDIQASVGRQSPRVVSFPARNLCPGRPSLHTTAVVSMGSADHRFNLAEILSQNYGVREETEEEEDEEEHREEEKAKPFEELDKSFNASQNTEMPFEELLALYGYEASDPISEQESESNDAAPNLPDMTLDKEQIAKDLLSGEEEEETQSSADDLTPSVTSHDASDLFPNQTGSNFLADEDKGPCSSPSASFSAEDSEEDSLPPNDCKKEIMVGPQYQAAVPLLSLNMHSEKVYENEDQLLWDPNILPEQDVEEFLYRAIKRRRDEVSNASLPEGEMVKDNEQALYELVKCNFNPEEALRRLRFNVKVIRDELCAWSEEECRNFEHGFRVHGKNFHLIQANKVRTRSVGECVEYYYMWKKSERYDYFTQQTRFGKKKDYTDNFLDGSEGENASRAHGSPPIPSATGCLDSRFNPDHLTMEGAEPLSIESAACSLGSTSESGHGYECSTPSETNCSFDPAEEVPMGGRAPPFLQHPPDPPESGFYQMAAAGKQEPLQCSGEAIAMDFTLPRNVTERLPLISGHVGLDRDSETLVAPAQVSLSVPDFSIIGIGDVNSFLAAQPACPAPTAHLDSLSQ; from the exons ATGGAAAGCGATGTTGGACCAAACAGCATCCGAGACATACAG gccTCGGTTGGGAGGCAAAGCCCAAGGGTTGTATCCTTCCCTGCCCGTAACTTATGTCCTGGGAGACCCAGCCTTCATACCACGGCAG TGGTTTCTATGGGCTCAGCTGACCATCGCTTCAACCTGGCTGAGATCCTGTCGCAAAACTACGGGGTGCGGGAAGAGACGGAAGAagaggaagacgaggaggagcatcgagaagaggagaaagcaaagccttttgaagaactagacaagagctTCAATGCCTCCCAG aACACAGAAATGCCCTTTGAGGAACTGTTGGCGCTCTATGGCTATGAGGCCTCTGACCCCATCTCTGAGCAAGAGAGCGAGAGCAATGATGCTGCTCCCAACCTCCCGGACATGACCCTAGATAAG GAACAAATAGCAAAGGATCTGCTttctggggaagaggaagaggagacgcAGTCTTCGGCTGACGATCTCACTCCTTCAGTCACTTCCCATGATGCGTCGGATCTTTTTCCCAACCAAACTGGCt caaactttcttGCTGATGAAGACAAGGGTCCCTGCTCTTCCCCGTCTGCTTCCTTCTCAGCTGAGGACTCTGAAGAAGACTCTCTCCCCCCAAATGACTGCAAGAAG gAGATTATGGTTGGGCCTCAGTACCAGGCAGCTGTTCCCCTTCTCAGCTTGAACATGCATAGCGAAAAAG TCTATGAGAATGAAGATCAGTTGCTTTGGGATCCAAATATCCTCCCTGAACAAGACGTCGAGGAGTTCCTTTACCGAGCCATCAAGAGGAGGCGGGATGAAGTCTCCAATGCCAGTCTTCCGGAAGGAGAAATGGTGAAGGACAACGAACAG GCCTTATATGAATTGGTAAAATGCAACTTCAATCCAGAAGAAGCCCTCCGGAGACTCCGGTTCAATGTAAAGGTCATTCGAG ATGAACTGTGTGCCTGGAGTGAAGAGGAATGCAGGAACTTTGAGCATGGGTTTCGGGTCCACGGGAAAAACTTCCACCTTATTCAAGCCAACAAG GTCCGCACCCGATCGGTGGGCGAGTGTGTGGAGTACTATTACATGTGGAAGAAGTCGGAGCGCTATGACTACTTCACCCAACAGACACGGTTCGGGAAGAAGAA GGATTACACGGATAATTTTTTGGATGGCAGCGAGGGGGAAAATGCCAGCCGTGCCCATGGCTCTCCACCCATCCCGTCGGCTACCGGTTGCCTCGACTCTCGCTTTAATCCAGATCACCTGACGATGGAGGGTGcag AGCCCTTAAGTATTGAAAGCGCCGCATGCAGTTTGGGCAGCACCAGTGAGTCGGGCCATGGCTACGAGTGCAGCACTCCTTCAGAAACAAACTGTTCCTTCGATCCTGCTGAGGAAGTGCCCATGGGAGGCCGGGCGCCACCCTTTCTGCAGCACCCACCAGATCCCCCCGAAAGTGGCTTCTACCAGATGGCGGCAGCAGGCAAGCAGGAGCCATTGCAGTGTTCGGGGGAAGCCATTGCCATGGACTTCACCCTCCCTAGGAATGTCACGGAGAGGCTGCCTTTAATTTCTGGCCACGTGGGACTGGACAGGGATTCAGAGACGTTGGTGGCCCCTGCGCAAGTGTCCTTATCTGTCCCCGATTTCAGCATCATTGGCATCGGAGATGTAAATAGCTTCCTGGCTGCTCAGCCGGCCTGCCCAGCACCGACAGCCCATTTGGACTCCTTGTCTCAGTGA
- the MIER2 gene encoding mesoderm induction early response protein 2 isoform X3, which produces MAEASVGRQSPRVVSFPARNLCPGRPSLHTTAVVSMGSADHRFNLAEILSQNYGVREETEEEEDEEEHREEEKAKPFEELDKSFNASQNTEMPFEELLALYGYEASDPISEQESESNDAAPNLPDMTLDKEQIAKDLLSGEEEEETQSSADDLTPSVTSHDASDLFPNQTGSNFLADEDKGPCSSPSASFSAEDSEEDSLPPNDCKKEIMVGPQYQAAVPLLSLNMHSEKVYENEDQLLWDPNILPEQDVEEFLYRAIKRRRDEVSNASLPEGEMVKDNEQALYELVKCNFNPEEALRRLRFNVKVIRDELCAWSEEECRNFEHGFRVHGKNFHLIQANKVRTRSVGECVEYYYMWKKSERYDYFTQQTRFGKKKDYTDNFLDGSEGENASRAHGSPPIPSATGCLDSRFNPDHLTMEGAEPLSIESAACSLGSTSESGHGYECSTPSETNCSFDPAEEVPMGGRAPPFLQHPPDPPESGFYQMAAAGKQEPLQCSGEAIAMDFTLPRNVTERLPLISGHVGLDRDSETLVAPAQVSLSVPDFSIIGIGDVNSFLAAQPACPAPTAHLDSLSQ; this is translated from the exons gccTCGGTTGGGAGGCAAAGCCCAAGGGTTGTATCCTTCCCTGCCCGTAACTTATGTCCTGGGAGACCCAGCCTTCATACCACGGCAG TGGTTTCTATGGGCTCAGCTGACCATCGCTTCAACCTGGCTGAGATCCTGTCGCAAAACTACGGGGTGCGGGAAGAGACGGAAGAagaggaagacgaggaggagcatcgagaagaggagaaagcaaagccttttgaagaactagacaagagctTCAATGCCTCCCAG aACACAGAAATGCCCTTTGAGGAACTGTTGGCGCTCTATGGCTATGAGGCCTCTGACCCCATCTCTGAGCAAGAGAGCGAGAGCAATGATGCTGCTCCCAACCTCCCGGACATGACCCTAGATAAG GAACAAATAGCAAAGGATCTGCTttctggggaagaggaagaggagacgcAGTCTTCGGCTGACGATCTCACTCCTTCAGTCACTTCCCATGATGCGTCGGATCTTTTTCCCAACCAAACTGGCt caaactttcttGCTGATGAAGACAAGGGTCCCTGCTCTTCCCCGTCTGCTTCCTTCTCAGCTGAGGACTCTGAAGAAGACTCTCTCCCCCCAAATGACTGCAAGAAG gAGATTATGGTTGGGCCTCAGTACCAGGCAGCTGTTCCCCTTCTCAGCTTGAACATGCATAGCGAAAAAG TCTATGAGAATGAAGATCAGTTGCTTTGGGATCCAAATATCCTCCCTGAACAAGACGTCGAGGAGTTCCTTTACCGAGCCATCAAGAGGAGGCGGGATGAAGTCTCCAATGCCAGTCTTCCGGAAGGAGAAATGGTGAAGGACAACGAACAG GCCTTATATGAATTGGTAAAATGCAACTTCAATCCAGAAGAAGCCCTCCGGAGACTCCGGTTCAATGTAAAGGTCATTCGAG ATGAACTGTGTGCCTGGAGTGAAGAGGAATGCAGGAACTTTGAGCATGGGTTTCGGGTCCACGGGAAAAACTTCCACCTTATTCAAGCCAACAAG GTCCGCACCCGATCGGTGGGCGAGTGTGTGGAGTACTATTACATGTGGAAGAAGTCGGAGCGCTATGACTACTTCACCCAACAGACACGGTTCGGGAAGAAGAA GGATTACACGGATAATTTTTTGGATGGCAGCGAGGGGGAAAATGCCAGCCGTGCCCATGGCTCTCCACCCATCCCGTCGGCTACCGGTTGCCTCGACTCTCGCTTTAATCCAGATCACCTGACGATGGAGGGTGcag AGCCCTTAAGTATTGAAAGCGCCGCATGCAGTTTGGGCAGCACCAGTGAGTCGGGCCATGGCTACGAGTGCAGCACTCCTTCAGAAACAAACTGTTCCTTCGATCCTGCTGAGGAAGTGCCCATGGGAGGCCGGGCGCCACCCTTTCTGCAGCACCCACCAGATCCCCCCGAAAGTGGCTTCTACCAGATGGCGGCAGCAGGCAAGCAGGAGCCATTGCAGTGTTCGGGGGAAGCCATTGCCATGGACTTCACCCTCCCTAGGAATGTCACGGAGAGGCTGCCTTTAATTTCTGGCCACGTGGGACTGGACAGGGATTCAGAGACGTTGGTGGCCCCTGCGCAAGTGTCCTTATCTGTCCCCGATTTCAGCATCATTGGCATCGGAGATGTAAATAGCTTCCTGGCTGCTCAGCCGGCCTGCCCAGCACCGACAGCCCATTTGGACTCCTTGTCTCAGTGA
- the MIER2 gene encoding mesoderm induction early response protein 2 isoform X1 — protein MGSADHRFNLAEILSQNYGVREETEEEEDEEEHREEEKAKPFEELDKSFNASQNTEMPFEELLALYGYEASDPISEQESESNDAAPNLPDMTLDKEQIAKDLLSGEEEEETQSSADDLTPSVTSHDASDLFPNQTGSNFLADEDKGPCSSPSASFSAEDSEEDSLPPNDCKKEIMVGPQYQAAVPLLSLNMHSEKVYENEDQLLWDPNILPEQDVEEFLYRAIKRRRDEVSNASLPEGEMVKDNEQALYELVKCNFNPEEALRRLRFNVKVIRDELCAWSEEECRNFEHGFRVHGKNFHLIQANKVRTRSVGECVEYYYMWKKSERYDYFTQQTRFGKKKDYTDNFLDGSEGENASRAHGSPPIPSATGCLDSRFNPDHLTMEGAEPLSIESAACSLGSTSESGHGYECSTPSETNCSFDPAEEVPMGGRAPPFLQHPPDPPESGFYQMAAAGKQEPLQCSGEAIAMDFTLPRNVTERLPLISGHVGLDRDSETLVAPAQVSLSVPDFSIIGIGDVNSFLAAQPACPAPTAHLDSLSQ, from the exons ATGGGCTCAGCTGACCATCGCTTCAACCTGGCTGAGATCCTGTCGCAAAACTACGGGGTGCGGGAAGAGACGGAAGAagaggaagacgaggaggagcatcgagaagaggagaaagcaaagccttttgaagaactagacaagagctTCAATGCCTCCCAG aACACAGAAATGCCCTTTGAGGAACTGTTGGCGCTCTATGGCTATGAGGCCTCTGACCCCATCTCTGAGCAAGAGAGCGAGAGCAATGATGCTGCTCCCAACCTCCCGGACATGACCCTAGATAAG GAACAAATAGCAAAGGATCTGCTttctggggaagaggaagaggagacgcAGTCTTCGGCTGACGATCTCACTCCTTCAGTCACTTCCCATGATGCGTCGGATCTTTTTCCCAACCAAACTGGCt caaactttcttGCTGATGAAGACAAGGGTCCCTGCTCTTCCCCGTCTGCTTCCTTCTCAGCTGAGGACTCTGAAGAAGACTCTCTCCCCCCAAATGACTGCAAGAAG gAGATTATGGTTGGGCCTCAGTACCAGGCAGCTGTTCCCCTTCTCAGCTTGAACATGCATAGCGAAAAAG TCTATGAGAATGAAGATCAGTTGCTTTGGGATCCAAATATCCTCCCTGAACAAGACGTCGAGGAGTTCCTTTACCGAGCCATCAAGAGGAGGCGGGATGAAGTCTCCAATGCCAGTCTTCCGGAAGGAGAAATGGTGAAGGACAACGAACAG GCCTTATATGAATTGGTAAAATGCAACTTCAATCCAGAAGAAGCCCTCCGGAGACTCCGGTTCAATGTAAAGGTCATTCGAG ATGAACTGTGTGCCTGGAGTGAAGAGGAATGCAGGAACTTTGAGCATGGGTTTCGGGTCCACGGGAAAAACTTCCACCTTATTCAAGCCAACAAG GTCCGCACCCGATCGGTGGGCGAGTGTGTGGAGTACTATTACATGTGGAAGAAGTCGGAGCGCTATGACTACTTCACCCAACAGACACGGTTCGGGAAGAAGAA GGATTACACGGATAATTTTTTGGATGGCAGCGAGGGGGAAAATGCCAGCCGTGCCCATGGCTCTCCACCCATCCCGTCGGCTACCGGTTGCCTCGACTCTCGCTTTAATCCAGATCACCTGACGATGGAGGGTGcag AGCCCTTAAGTATTGAAAGCGCCGCATGCAGTTTGGGCAGCACCAGTGAGTCGGGCCATGGCTACGAGTGCAGCACTCCTTCAGAAACAAACTGTTCCTTCGATCCTGCTGAGGAAGTGCCCATGGGAGGCCGGGCGCCACCCTTTCTGCAGCACCCACCAGATCCCCCCGAAAGTGGCTTCTACCAGATGGCGGCAGCAGGCAAGCAGGAGCCATTGCAGTGTTCGGGGGAAGCCATTGCCATGGACTTCACCCTCCCTAGGAATGTCACGGAGAGGCTGCCTTTAATTTCTGGCCACGTGGGACTGGACAGGGATTCAGAGACGTTGGTGGCCCCTGCGCAAGTGTCCTTATCTGTCCCCGATTTCAGCATCATTGGCATCGGAGATGTAAATAGCTTCCTGGCTGCTCAGCCGGCCTGCCCAGCACCGACAGCCCATTTGGACTCCTTGTCTCAGTGA